GCTTTAGCTCGCGCGCGGCGGGGCAACGGGCAGCAGCACCTCGAACAGCGTCTTGCTGGCGACCGGATGGGCGCCCTCGAGCGAGAGCAGCCGGCGTTTCGAGATCACCCCGCCATAGGGCGAGATCCGGTCGGCGTAGTTCCCGACCTCGAGCACGCGATGGCAGGGCACGATGATCATGAAGGGATTTTTGCCGATCGCCTGCGCCACCGAATGCGAGGCACCTGAGGCGCCCAGCGCCTTGGCAATCTCGCCATAGGTGCGGGTCTCCCCGCGCGGAATGGCGCGGGCGAAGTCGTAGACACGCCGGTTGAATCCGGGCACGCCGCTCATGTCGAGGCTGATGTCGGGGAGATCGGCGGCCTCGCCATGCAGAAAGGCCGCGACGGCCTCGATCGCAAGCTCGGTATT
This region of Bradyrhizobium sp. CCGUVB1N3 genomic DNA includes:
- a CDS encoding methylated-DNA--[protein]-cysteine S-methyltransferase — protein: MVGRSYLIFDTAIGRCGIVWSGAGIVAVQLPEARELDTRRRIFQVHPEAREQRPSGNTELAIEAVAAFLHGEAADLPDISLDMSGVPGFNRRVYDFARAIPRGETRTYGEIAKALGASGASHSVAQAIGKNPFMIIVPCHRVLEVGNYADRISPYGGVISKRRLLSLEGAHPVASKTLFEVLLPVAPPRAS